From Triticum urartu cultivar G1812 chromosome 2, Tu2.1, whole genome shotgun sequence, a single genomic window includes:
- the LOC125541140 gene encoding uncharacterized protein LOC125541140: protein MSLCPAVVCFVAWTHKTKTESLTSWGSSSLSSFGRRCSSPTSAPSILPKPTFAPLRDPDPETAADAAVFKYVDDDPFFLSEQPDVGAQEPDATVDAYYYYVKTADDQE, encoded by the exons ATGTCCCTCTGCCCCGCCGTGGTCTGCTTCGTCGCCTGGACCCACAAGACCAAGACGGAGAGCCTCACATCGTGGGGATCGAGCTCTCTTTCCTCCTTCGGACGTCGCTGTTCGTCCCCGACTTCGGCGCCATCGATCCTCCCCAAGCCCACCTTTGCACCACTACGGGATCCCG accccgagactgccgcTGATGCCGCTGTGTTCAagtacgtcgacgacgaccccttcttcttgtctgagcaaccag ATGTCGGAGCCCAGGAACCAGATGCCACCGTTGATGCCtactactactacgtgaagaccgccgacgaccaggagtag